The Gordonia terrae genome contains the following window.
CGATCGTGTCGAGCCGACTGCTGGACCGGATCGCCGCGCACCACGGGCTCCGGTTCGCGGCGACGCTCACCGGCTTCAAATGGATCGCCCGCACGCCCGGCCTGCGTTTCGGCTACGAGGAGGCGATCGGCTACTGCACCGACCCCGACACCGTCCGCGACAAGGACGGCATCGGTGCGATGGTCCGGGTGATCTCCCTGGTCGAGGAACTGGCCCGCGACGGCCGCACGCTCACCGACGAACTCGACCACCTGGCCGGCCGCCACGGTCTGCACGCGACCGCGCCGTTTACCATCCGCGTCGAGGACACCGCGCTCATCGGCGAGATGATGGAGCGTCTTCGGTCCACACCGATCGATCGTCTCGCCGGCTCGCCGGTGGTCGAGAACCGCGACCTCGCACACGGATCCGCCGATCTGCCGCCCACCGACGGCATCTTGCTGCGGACCGCCGCCGACGACCGGGTCGTCGTCCGCCCCTCGGGAACCGAACCGAAGCTGAAGTGCTACCTCGAGGTCGTGCTGGACTGTCCCGACGGCGTCGTACCCCACGCCGAGGCCTCGCGTCGTCTCGACGCACTCGGCGCCGACATCGCCGCATTGCTCCAGCTGTGAACCGTCGGCGCACTACCATCGATTCGTGCCGCGAACCGATTCCGATCAGCGCCTGCGCGACCTGACCCTGCTGCGTCAGGTCCGCGACCGCATCGACCGCGAGTACGCGCAACCGCTCGACGTCGAGGCACTCGCTCGCGGGGTGAACATGTCGGCCGGTCACCTGAGTCGCAAATTCCGCCAGACCTACGGTGAATCGCCCTACTCGTACTTGATGACTCGTCGTATCGAACGCGCGATGACCCTCCTCCGGCGCGGCGATCTGAGCGTGACGGAGGTGTGCTTCGAGGTCGGATGCTCCTCATTGGGCACGTTCAGCACCCGGTTCACCGAACTCGTCGGGGTGCCGCCGACGGTCTACCGCGAACAGTCGGCCGACGCGACGGACGGGATACCGGCGTGCCTGGCGAAGAACATCACCAGACCGATCAGGAATCGAGAAGCACAGCGTGGGTGAGACTGCCTAGCCTGATCCCATGAACATCACGATCCAGTACACCTTCCTCCCGCACACCGACGGCGACGCCGCCCTCGGCTTCTACCGCGACCTCCTCGGCTTCGAGCTCCGCAAGGACGTCGGCTACGAGGGCATGCGGTGGCTGACCGTCGGCCCGCCCGGTCAACCGGGTACGTCGATCGTCCTGCATCCGCCGGCCGCGGACCCTGGCATCTCCGATGAGGAACGCCAGACGATTCTCGAACTGATCGCGAAGGGAAGCTACGGCGCTCTCACGCTGGCGACCGACGACCTCGACGGCCTGTTCGAGAAGCTGCAGGGCAGTGGCGTCGACATCGTGCAGGAGCCGATGGATCAGCCGTACGGCGTGCGCGACGCCGCCGTCCGTGACCCGGCAGGCAACCTCATCCGTATCGACCAGGCCGTTTGAGGATGTGCGGACCCGGTCGATGCCCGCCTCCGGAGGCGCTCGTCGCGGCTGTTGATGGACAACACTCCGCGACGGTGCAGTCCACCCTGGTTAGATCGACCGGGAGTCCGCGCACCGATCTGGCGGAACCGACCCTCCGAGATGGCACGAGCACCCCGAACCCCGGCGACCGCCCACGTGCGGTCGCCGCATTGATGGAGAGACGATGAGCCGAACCGCGACCCGTTCCGAGACAAAGGTCGACGCCGTGCGGGCCGACGGCGTCCACCCCGCCGACACACACGACCTCATCCGCGTCCACGGCGCACGGGAGAACAACCTCAAGGACGTCAGCGTCGAGTTGCCCAAGCGTCGGCTGACGGTGTTCACCGGTGTGTCGGGTTCCGGGAAGAGCTCGCTGGTCTTCAGCACCATCGCCGCGGAGTCCCAACGCCTCATCAACGAGACGTACAGCGCGTTCGTCCAGGGCTTCATGCCGTCGATGGCGCGGCCGGATGTCGACATCCTGGAAGGTCTGACGACCGCGATCATCGTCGACCAGGAACGGATGGGTGCCAACATCCGGTCGACGGTGGGTACGGCCACCGACGCCAACGCGATGCTACGTATCCTGTTCAGCCGCTTGGGGACTCCGCACATCGGTTCACCGCAGGCCTTCTCGTTCAACGTCGCCTCGATCAGTGGGGCGGGTGCGGTGACGATCGAGAAGGGCGGCCAGAAGGTCAAGGAGCGGCGGAGTTTCTCCATCACCGGCGGTATGTGCCCGCGATGCGAGGGGCGCGGGGACGTCTCGGACTTCGACCTCACCGCGCTCTACGATGCGTCGAAGTCGATCAACGAGGGCGCGCTGACCATTCCCGGCTACTCGATGGACGGCTGGTACGGCCGGATCTACCGCGGTTGCGGCTTCTTCGACCCGGACAAGCCGATCGCGAAGTACACCAAGAAGCAACTCAACGACCTGCTCTACAAGGAGCCCACGAAGATCAAGGTCGAGGGCATCAACGTCACCTTCGAGGGTCT
Protein-coding sequences here:
- a CDS encoding helix-turn-helix transcriptional regulator, which gives rise to MPRTDSDQRLRDLTLLRQVRDRIDREYAQPLDVEALARGVNMSAGHLSRKFRQTYGESPYSYLMTRRIERAMTLLRRGDLSVTEVCFEVGCSSLGTFSTRFTELVGVPPTVYREQSADATDGIPACLAKNITRPIRNREAQRG
- a CDS encoding VOC family protein gives rise to the protein MNITIQYTFLPHTDGDAALGFYRDLLGFELRKDVGYEGMRWLTVGPPGQPGTSIVLHPPAADPGISDEERQTILELIAKGSYGALTLATDDLDGLFEKLQGSGVDIVQEPMDQPYGVRDAAVRDPAGNLIRIDQAV